A genomic stretch from Paraburkholderia dioscoreae includes:
- a CDS encoding IclR family transcriptional regulator domain-containing protein, whose product MAAYETALEDDDEVRDRDYVGSFARGLEVIKVFNRHTPRRTLSEVAEASGMTRATVRRFLLTLVREGYAETDGKYFNLKPKILEIGFSALSSMNIWDIAQPIMNALSANVQESCFAAVLDGDSVIYVARATSNRIMNVGISIGSRTPAHCVSTGRVLLAALPDAEFHSYLEKAKLHKFTPNTVTSKVKLRELVEETRLRGWSIVDQELEISLRSISVPIRDRDGKVVAALNVCCPAERVTPQDINSRILSAMLEASKDITRALQA is encoded by the coding sequence ATGGCCGCATACGAGACGGCTTTGGAGGACGACGACGAAGTTCGCGATCGCGATTACGTCGGCTCGTTCGCTCGTGGACTGGAAGTCATCAAGGTATTCAACCGGCACACGCCGCGGCGCACGCTGAGCGAAGTAGCCGAGGCGAGCGGCATGACGCGCGCCACGGTCCGACGCTTTCTGCTCACGCTCGTACGCGAGGGCTATGCGGAGACCGACGGCAAGTACTTCAACCTGAAGCCGAAGATTCTAGAGATCGGTTTTTCGGCGCTATCGTCCATGAACATCTGGGACATCGCCCAGCCGATCATGAACGCGCTTTCGGCGAATGTGCAGGAATCGTGCTTTGCCGCGGTACTCGACGGCGACTCGGTGATCTACGTGGCGCGGGCTACATCGAACCGGATCATGAATGTCGGCATCTCCATTGGCAGCCGCACGCCCGCGCATTGCGTGTCGACCGGGCGCGTGCTCCTCGCCGCACTGCCGGATGCCGAGTTTCACTCGTATCTGGAAAAGGCGAAGCTGCACAAATTCACGCCGAATACGGTGACCTCGAAGGTGAAGTTGCGTGAACTGGTTGAAGAAACCCGATTGCGCGGCTGGTCCATCGTCGATCAGGAACTGGAAATCAGCCTACGTTCCATTTCAGTGCCGATTCGCGACCGCGACGGCAAGGTCGTGGCTGCGCTCAACGTCTGCTGTCCGGCCGAGCGCGTGACACCACAGGACATCAACAGCCGGATCCTGTCAGCCATGCTGGAGGCGTCGAAAGATATCACCCGGGCGTTGCAGGCCTAG
- a CDS encoding NAD-dependent succinate-semialdehyde dehydrogenase yields the protein MLKLNDPSLLKQALYLNGEWIEQTGNGFIEVINPSTGAVVGKAPKASRAMTADAIRKAHIALPAWSARPAAERSQIIKRWYELIVAHVDDLARILTAEQGKPFAEARGEILYGAAFFEWYAEDAKRLHGEVLQAPTAGRRMLVLRQPIGVCAAITPWNFPMAMIPRKAAPALAAGCTMVLKPASATPFSALALAELAHRAGLPAGVFSVLTGAASEVGDELATHPLVRKLTFTGSTEVGRSLMQKASGTIKKVAMELGGNAPLIVFDDADIDVAVAGTIASKFRNMGQTCVCANRIYVQGGIHDRFVEALTRAVNALKVGDGFDADVTQGPLIDDDAVAKVEEHVADALAQGATIAAGGKRHALGRSFYEPTVLTGVTQSMKVAIEETFGPVAPIFRFETEAEAVTAANNTEFGLAAYFFTRDNARVWRVSEALECGIVGVNTGATSFEGAPFGGVKASGVGREGSKHGIEEFTELKYVCIAEVC from the coding sequence ATGCTGAAACTCAACGATCCGAGCCTGCTCAAGCAAGCGCTGTATCTGAATGGCGAATGGATCGAGCAGACAGGCAACGGGTTTATCGAAGTCATCAACCCGTCGACCGGCGCAGTGGTCGGCAAAGCGCCGAAAGCGAGCCGCGCAATGACGGCGGACGCAATCAGGAAAGCCCACATAGCGCTCCCCGCGTGGAGTGCGCGCCCTGCGGCAGAACGTTCGCAAATCATCAAACGTTGGTACGAGCTGATCGTGGCGCATGTCGACGATCTCGCCCGGATTCTCACCGCCGAGCAGGGCAAACCGTTCGCCGAGGCACGCGGCGAGATTCTCTATGGCGCGGCGTTTTTCGAGTGGTACGCGGAAGATGCCAAGCGCCTGCACGGCGAGGTACTCCAGGCTCCGACGGCAGGCCGCCGCATGCTCGTGCTACGGCAGCCGATCGGCGTGTGCGCCGCCATCACACCGTGGAATTTCCCGATGGCGATGATCCCGCGCAAAGCTGCCCCAGCACTCGCCGCCGGCTGCACAATGGTGCTCAAGCCTGCCAGCGCAACGCCTTTTTCAGCGCTCGCACTGGCCGAACTCGCGCATCGTGCCGGGCTGCCCGCTGGCGTGTTCAGCGTGCTGACGGGCGCGGCATCGGAAGTCGGCGACGAACTCGCAACCCATCCGCTCGTACGCAAGCTCACGTTTACCGGCTCGACCGAAGTCGGCCGTTCGCTGATGCAGAAGGCGTCGGGCACGATCAAAAAGGTGGCGATGGAACTGGGCGGTAACGCACCGCTGATCGTTTTCGACGACGCGGATATCGATGTCGCCGTAGCCGGCACGATCGCGTCCAAATTCCGCAATATGGGTCAGACCTGCGTGTGCGCGAATCGGATCTATGTGCAGGGCGGCATTCACGACCGGTTCGTCGAAGCGTTGACGCGCGCGGTGAACGCGCTCAAGGTTGGCGACGGCTTCGACGCGGACGTCACCCAGGGTCCACTGATTGACGACGACGCGGTCGCAAAGGTCGAAGAACACGTTGCGGACGCGCTCGCTCAAGGCGCGACGATCGCGGCGGGCGGCAAGCGGCACGCCCTGGGCCGCTCGTTCTACGAACCAACCGTGCTCACCGGCGTGACCCAATCGATGAAAGTCGCGATCGAGGAGACGTTTGGCCCAGTTGCGCCGATCTTCCGCTTCGAAACAGAAGCGGAAGCAGTAACGGCTGCCAACAACACGGAATTCGGCCTCGCCGCTTATTTTTTTACTCGCGACAATGCGCGCGTGTGGCGCGTCAGCGAAGCGCTGGAATGCGGGATTGTGGGCGTCAACACGGGCGCGACTTCCTTCGAGGGCGCCCCATTCGGCGGAGTCAAGGCATCTGGCGTAGGTCGCGAAGGATCAAAGCACGGCATCGAGGAATTTACTGAACTCAAATATGTGTGCATTGCGGAAGTCTGCTGA
- a CDS encoding transporter substrate-binding domain-containing protein produces the protein MFRAVFLVLAAVVATMTAQVAEARTLDQIIKSGTIRIGVNPNFPPMSSYNATNQLAGFDIDVGNKIASTLNIKAEFVPTEAAQRVPFLVSDRIDISLGALTRSAERAQLIDFTVPLHTESMSVLTTSKIKATKWTDLNSPSITLVDMRGNWSVDYVKDKLPKAKMLLVESIADTVRAVAQGRGDAIVENIDFFQNFTKNYPNIKWRTLNDPIFVNYDSIGVSKGNSTLKDYLNVVLFDLHSSGFVNDTWQKAYGTPMQKPIVPNPYF, from the coding sequence ATGTTTAGAGCAGTATTTCTCGTGCTGGCTGCGGTTGTCGCAACGATGACCGCACAGGTGGCCGAAGCCCGCACGCTCGATCAGATCATCAAGAGCGGCACCATTCGCATCGGCGTGAACCCGAACTTTCCCCCCATGAGTTCGTACAACGCAACGAATCAACTGGCCGGCTTCGATATCGACGTTGGCAACAAGATTGCCAGCACGCTGAATATCAAGGCGGAATTCGTGCCGACCGAAGCCGCGCAGCGTGTGCCCTTTCTCGTATCTGATCGTATCGACATCTCGTTAGGTGCACTGACCCGCTCCGCCGAGCGCGCGCAGTTGATCGATTTCACCGTGCCGTTGCACACGGAGTCGATGTCCGTGTTAACGACCAGCAAGATCAAGGCAACCAAATGGACGGATCTGAATTCACCGTCCATCACGTTGGTCGACATGCGCGGCAACTGGTCGGTCGATTATGTGAAGGACAAACTGCCTAAAGCGAAGATGCTACTGGTCGAATCGATTGCGGATACCGTGCGCGCGGTCGCACAAGGACGCGGCGACGCGATTGTCGAAAACATCGACTTCTTCCAGAATTTCACCAAGAACTATCCGAATATCAAGTGGCGTACGCTGAACGACCCGATCTTCGTCAATTACGACAGCATTGGCGTTTCGAAAGGCAATTCGACATTGAAGGACTATCTGAACGTGGTGCTGTTCGACCTGCACTCGTCGGGTTTCGTCAACGATACCTGGCAAAAGGCGTATGGCACGCCCATGCAGAAGCCGATCGTACCGAACCCGTACTTCTGA
- a CDS encoding SDR family NAD(P)-dependent oxidoreductase → MQSSLKGKVVLVTGGARGLGHAVATAFAQAGAVGVVADLPSASRMLPPDGMVALDCDVTSEASVAACVAATVEQFGQLDVVIANAGLVPGWRTTEALDFDEWDRVMAVNARGVALTLARTAKALSATRGSVVVMASINAYAAHARQMLYTASKHAVLGIVRSAARDLGPQGIRVNALAPGPIATEALLERVRYRASAGGAQADVALQELANGNALRRLATEAEVAQATLFLASDAASGITGVLLPVDAGLQ, encoded by the coding sequence ATGCAGTCGTCATTGAAGGGTAAGGTTGTACTGGTCACCGGAGGCGCGCGCGGCCTGGGTCATGCTGTCGCGACCGCTTTCGCTCAGGCCGGCGCGGTCGGTGTCGTTGCAGATTTGCCTTCGGCGTCGCGAATGCTACCGCCCGACGGCATGGTGGCTCTCGACTGCGACGTCACCTCGGAGGCAAGTGTCGCCGCCTGCGTCGCGGCAACAGTGGAACAGTTCGGCCAGCTCGATGTCGTGATCGCCAATGCCGGATTGGTGCCCGGCTGGCGCACCACCGAAGCCCTCGATTTCGATGAATGGGATCGGGTAATGGCGGTGAACGCGCGCGGCGTCGCGCTCACGCTAGCCAGAACGGCCAAGGCGTTGAGCGCCACGCGCGGATCAGTGGTTGTCATGGCTTCGATCAATGCGTATGCGGCGCATGCACGCCAGATGCTTTACACGGCGTCGAAGCACGCCGTGCTTGGCATCGTCCGCTCCGCGGCGCGCGATCTCGGTCCGCAAGGCATTCGTGTCAATGCACTGGCACCCGGACCGATCGCAACCGAGGCGCTGCTCGAACGCGTCAGATATCGCGCCAGTGCCGGCGGCGCGCAAGCGGATGTCGCGCTACAGGAACTCGCGAACGGCAATGCGCTGAGACGTCTCGCTACCGAGGCCGAGGTTGCCCAAGCCACGCTGTTCCTGGCCTCCGATGCCGCCAGCGGCATCACCGGCGTGCTGCTTCCCGTAGACGCGGGCCTTCAGTAA
- a CDS encoding amino acid ABC transporter permease, producing MLDQIAAQVPTFFTRFTLEFLLEAMGRTLAMTALGCGVGIVLGTLIAVIRYTKTRLLAPVRIVLTMLVEVFRRIPFLVNLFIVMFALQGFGSEVSLFTIATVSICIVATAFLSEVIRAGLESVPRQQIEAAEVMNLGFTRTLFLVLLPQSWKVILPPAFAFMVMFIKDTSLASQMGVVELTFTGKVLMNRGFSPFLVYGAVLAAYFILSYPLSRLGAYLENRLASPRSRKALKRIRSATGSPRHHTLG from the coding sequence ATGCTCGATCAAATCGCTGCACAAGTCCCTACGTTTTTCACCCGCTTCACGCTCGAGTTCCTGCTCGAAGCAATGGGCCGCACGCTCGCCATGACTGCGCTTGGATGCGGCGTCGGCATCGTACTCGGCACACTGATCGCTGTTATCCGCTATACGAAAACGCGTCTGCTGGCGCCGGTGCGTATCGTACTGACGATGCTGGTGGAAGTGTTCCGCCGTATTCCGTTTCTGGTGAATCTGTTTATTGTGATGTTCGCCTTGCAAGGCTTCGGCTCCGAGGTTTCGCTCTTCACGATTGCGACCGTTTCCATTTGCATCGTCGCTACCGCCTTTCTGTCCGAGGTGATTCGCGCCGGACTCGAATCGGTTCCCCGGCAGCAGATCGAAGCGGCCGAGGTGATGAACCTCGGTTTTACGCGTACGTTGTTCCTCGTGCTGCTGCCGCAATCGTGGAAAGTGATTCTGCCGCCTGCCTTCGCCTTCATGGTGATGTTCATCAAGGACACTTCGCTGGCCTCGCAAATGGGCGTGGTCGAACTGACCTTCACCGGCAAGGTGTTGATGAACCGCGGCTTCTCGCCTTTTCTCGTCTACGGTGCGGTGCTTGCCGCCTACTTTATTCTGTCCTACCCGTTAAGCCGTCTGGGTGCCTATCTGGAGAATCGCCTTGCCTCACCTCGCAGTCGAAAAGCTCTCAAGCGCATACGCTCAGCAACAGGTTCTCCGCGACATCACACTCTCGGTTGA
- the gcvPB gene encoding aminomethyl-transferring glycine dehydrogenase subunit GcvPB, with the protein MTTKPALRRYHAAVWDEPIVMEMSYKGRRGVLFPEPDPRVTASVGPSDQLIPAALRRVKRPALPEMSEPDVLRHYLHLSQQTLGMMGISLFGTCTMKYNARLNEAITSRDEVAELHPRQHPDTLQGALHIIHSLDLALRELSGMDSFTFQPAGGADAAYTHACVTRAYHAARGELETRDEIITTIQSHPCNPATAATAGFKVITLTLEENGYPSVEALKSVVSSRTAALMVNNPDDMGIYNPNIKEWVRIVHEAGGLCFYDHANFNGVMSRLRARELGFDACMFMLHKTFGGPKGGGGPAVGAYGCSNALAPYLPGPLVVEHDGAYRLEPGSDMSIGRVREFFGNMQTVIKAYAWVRAMGAQGIAAAADISVLANNYMTQKLTQIRGVTCSHPHVDAWRMEMTRFSLETLERETGVTVFDVQNRMVDFGIDAFWLAHEPWIVPQPFTPEAGEMWSKEDIDTWIAVLEQICHEAYTTPDIVRSAPHNHPAGRIDGGPLEDPSRWAMTWRAHLKKRATP; encoded by the coding sequence ATGACGACTAAACCGGCCCTGCGCCGCTATCACGCCGCTGTCTGGGACGAACCGATCGTAATGGAAATGTCGTACAAAGGCCGCCGCGGCGTGCTGTTTCCCGAACCCGATCCCAGAGTTACCGCATCCGTCGGCCCGTCCGACCAGCTGATTCCCGCCGCGCTGCGCCGCGTGAAGCGTCCGGCGTTGCCCGAAATGTCCGAGCCCGACGTGCTGCGCCATTATCTGCATCTGTCGCAGCAGACGCTCGGCATGATGGGCATCTCGTTGTTCGGCACCTGCACAATGAAATACAACGCGCGCCTGAACGAAGCCATTACGTCGCGCGATGAAGTCGCCGAATTACATCCGCGCCAACATCCCGATACGCTGCAAGGTGCGCTGCACATCATCCATTCGCTCGACCTCGCGCTGCGCGAGCTGTCCGGCATGGACAGCTTCACGTTCCAGCCCGCTGGCGGCGCGGACGCGGCATACACACACGCATGCGTGACGCGCGCCTACCATGCGGCGCGCGGCGAACTGGAAACGCGCGACGAAATCATCACTACGATACAGTCGCATCCGTGCAATCCCGCGACTGCCGCCACGGCGGGCTTCAAGGTGATCACGCTGACGCTGGAGGAGAACGGCTATCCGTCGGTCGAGGCGTTGAAATCGGTCGTCTCGAGCCGCACGGCCGCATTGATGGTCAACAATCCGGACGACATGGGCATCTATAACCCGAACATCAAGGAGTGGGTGCGGATCGTGCACGAAGCAGGCGGCTTGTGCTTCTACGATCACGCCAACTTCAACGGGGTGATGAGTCGCCTTCGTGCGCGGGAACTCGGATTCGACGCATGCATGTTCATGCTGCACAAGACCTTCGGCGGCCCGAAAGGGGGCGGCGGCCCCGCAGTCGGCGCATATGGCTGCAGCAACGCGCTTGCGCCGTATTTGCCGGGGCCGCTCGTCGTCGAGCACGACGGTGCGTACCGGCTGGAGCCCGGCTCGGACATGAGCATTGGCCGCGTGCGTGAATTCTTCGGCAACATGCAAACGGTCATCAAGGCTTACGCGTGGGTACGCGCAATGGGCGCGCAAGGCATTGCGGCGGCAGCGGATATCTCGGTTCTTGCGAACAACTACATGACGCAGAAACTCACGCAAATTCGCGGCGTGACCTGCTCGCATCCACACGTCGACGCATGGCGGATGGAGATGACGCGCTTTAGCCTGGAAACCCTCGAACGGGAAACGGGCGTGACGGTGTTCGACGTGCAGAACCGGATGGTCGATTTCGGCATAGACGCATTCTGGCTCGCGCACGAACCGTGGATCGTGCCGCAGCCCTTTACGCCGGAAGCAGGCGAGATGTGGTCGAAAGAGGATATCGACACGTGGATCGCAGTACTTGAACAGATCTGCCACGAGGCTTACACCACGCCGGATATCGTCCGCAGCGCGCCGCACAATCATCCGGCGGGACGGATCGACGGCGGACCACTGGAAGACCCGTCACGCTGGGCGATGACGTGGCGCGCGCATCTGAAAAAACGGGCCACGCCGTGA
- a CDS encoding aminotransferase, which produces MSFPVADHAPDLNNLDRQFFFHPFTALGDHERNGPLVMVSGEGVWLEDNHGKRYIDSMAGLWCVNIGYGRREIADAIHAQAMKLPYYHTFASMSTEAPILLAQKLIEMSPVPMSKVFFGNSGSDANDTQVKLVWYYNNARGLPLKKKIIARRRGYHGVTVVTAGMTGLPGLHGGFDLPLPFIKHTTAPHRLWEAEPGQSDAEFVAKLANDLEQLILAEGPETVGAMIMEPVMGAGGVIVPPEGYYPAIQKVLDKYDVLLIADEVICGFGRLGTMFGTEAMGMKPDLITVAKGVTSAYVPLSACLVSEKVWRAIVAGSDKLGVFGHGFTYSGHPIAAAAALANLKVIEDEQLVAQAGSRGKIMHQYLRAAFADHPAVGDVRGFGLIGAVEFVAARNPARRFDPALKVGVRVAKAALASGLITRGLPDGDSIAFSPPFVISEEEIAEMVQRARKAVDQVFGELKAEGHWQG; this is translated from the coding sequence ATGAGTTTTCCCGTGGCGGACCACGCGCCCGACCTCAACAATCTGGACCGGCAATTCTTTTTTCATCCGTTTACAGCGCTGGGCGATCACGAGCGCAATGGACCGCTCGTGATGGTGTCCGGCGAGGGCGTGTGGTTGGAGGACAACCACGGGAAGCGCTACATCGATTCGATGGCGGGTTTGTGGTGCGTGAACATCGGCTATGGACGCCGCGAGATTGCGGACGCGATTCACGCGCAGGCGATGAAGCTGCCTTACTATCACACGTTCGCTTCGATGTCGACGGAGGCACCGATTCTGCTGGCGCAGAAGCTGATCGAAATGTCGCCGGTGCCCATGTCGAAGGTGTTCTTCGGCAATTCCGGGTCGGACGCGAACGATACGCAGGTGAAGCTGGTCTGGTATTACAACAATGCACGCGGCCTGCCGCTGAAGAAGAAAATCATCGCACGGCGGCGCGGCTATCACGGAGTGACGGTGGTGACGGCCGGCATGACCGGCTTGCCGGGACTGCATGGCGGATTCGATTTGCCGCTCCCGTTCATCAAGCACACGACGGCGCCGCATCGGCTCTGGGAGGCCGAGCCCGGCCAGAGCGACGCTGAATTCGTGGCAAAGCTCGCCAACGACCTGGAACAACTGATTCTGGCGGAGGGTCCGGAAACGGTCGGCGCAATGATCATGGAGCCGGTGATGGGTGCGGGCGGTGTAATTGTGCCACCGGAAGGCTACTACCCGGCGATCCAGAAAGTGCTCGACAAATACGACGTGCTGCTGATCGCCGACGAAGTGATTTGCGGCTTTGGCCGGCTCGGCACCATGTTCGGTACGGAGGCAATGGGCATGAAGCCGGATCTCATTACGGTGGCCAAGGGCGTGACGTCGGCCTATGTGCCGTTGTCGGCGTGCCTGGTTTCGGAGAAGGTGTGGCGCGCGATTGTGGCGGGCAGCGACAAGCTCGGCGTGTTCGGTCATGGCTTTACGTATAGCGGTCACCCGATCGCGGCGGCTGCGGCACTCGCCAACCTGAAGGTCATCGAAGACGAACAACTGGTCGCGCAGGCGGGCTCGCGCGGCAAGATCATGCATCAGTATCTGCGCGCGGCTTTCGCCGACCATCCTGCGGTGGGCGACGTGCGTGGTTTCGGTCTGATTGGCGCGGTGGAATTCGTCGCTGCACGCAACCCGGCCAGGCGTTTCGACCCAGCCTTGAAGGTGGGCGTTCGGGTGGCCAAGGCGGCGCTCGCGAGCGGGCTGATTACGCGTGGCTTGCCCGACGGCGATTCCATTGCCTTCTCGCCGCCGTTTGTCATCTCAGAAGAGGAGATTGCCGAGATGGTGCAACGTGCGCGCAAGGCGGTCGACCAGGTATTCGGTGAATTGAAGGCCGAAGGGCATTGGCAGGGCTGA
- a CDS encoding amino acid ABC transporter permease has protein sequence MTYTLQYADVLRQLPYLATGAVLTLEIAFVSFWLGCLIGLAGALGKLHGGALTRRAIGLYVVVLTNTPALVQIFFLFYALPDAGITLSPMAAVLIGLTLNSGAYLTDILRSGISSVRTSELETAETLGMSRLQTVRYVILPHVAKTIYAPLCNFFIWLVLGSSIGSIFGVEELTGRAINISSANMRTIETFSVVAAMYVALTFVASIALALTGRYAFRVKARIF, from the coding sequence ATGACCTACACGCTTCAATATGCCGATGTGCTGCGCCAGTTACCGTATCTGGCAACCGGTGCGGTTCTGACGCTCGAGATCGCCTTCGTTTCATTCTGGCTCGGGTGCCTGATCGGTCTTGCCGGTGCGCTCGGCAAGCTGCACGGTGGCGCGCTCACACGCCGCGCGATCGGTCTTTACGTGGTTGTGCTGACGAATACGCCAGCCCTCGTGCAGATATTCTTTCTGTTCTACGCGCTGCCGGACGCCGGCATCACCCTTTCGCCAATGGCCGCCGTTCTGATCGGCCTCACGCTGAACTCCGGCGCTTACCTCACGGATATCTTGCGCTCGGGCATCAGTTCAGTGCGCACGTCTGAACTGGAAACCGCAGAAACGCTCGGTATGTCGCGCCTGCAAACGGTTCGCTATGTGATCTTGCCGCACGTCGCCAAGACCATCTACGCGCCGCTGTGCAATTTTTTCATTTGGCTCGTGCTGGGCAGCTCGATCGGTTCCATTTTCGGCGTGGAAGAATTGACCGGCCGCGCGATCAACATTTCCAGCGCGAACATGCGCACGATCGAAACCTTCTCGGTCGTGGCCGCCATGTACGTCGCACTGACGTTCGTTGCGTCGATCGCGCTCGCGCTGACCGGCCGCTACGCCTTCCGTGTCAAAGCGAGGATCTTCTGA
- a CDS encoding SDR family NAD(P)-dependent oxidoreductase, whose translation MFSLENKTVLVTGASKGIGAAIAGALGAAGAHVIAHYGSDRAGAEQALADVPPARKHFVQADLHDLAATEAMWDDAEAWRGKIDVYVNNAAIMLWHGGFGADDATWDAVWEDTLAVNVLAPARLIRRAVRHFLEQSGGVLVTISSWAAQRGVTNPDTIAYAASKAAVRAMTQTVARAHARDGLLAYIVAPGVVRTQMSEAFAATQGGEEKITASLAMGEWVPPDDIGNLVAFLASGTARHLSGATLDVNGASYVR comes from the coding sequence ATGTTCAGTCTGGAAAACAAGACCGTGCTCGTGACGGGCGCGTCCAAAGGCATCGGCGCGGCCATTGCCGGCGCGCTGGGCGCGGCGGGCGCTCACGTCATCGCGCATTACGGCAGTGACCGCGCGGGCGCCGAACAGGCATTGGCCGACGTACCGCCAGCGCGCAAGCATTTCGTGCAGGCAGACCTGCACGATCTGGCGGCCACCGAAGCAATGTGGGACGACGCCGAGGCCTGGCGCGGCAAGATCGACGTCTACGTCAATAACGCAGCCATCATGCTGTGGCACGGCGGCTTCGGCGCGGACGACGCGACCTGGGACGCTGTCTGGGAAGACACGCTCGCCGTCAACGTGCTCGCCCCGGCCAGGCTGATCCGGCGTGCGGTCCGGCATTTCCTTGAGCAGAGCGGCGGCGTGCTCGTCACCATCTCCAGTTGGGCAGCGCAACGCGGTGTGACCAACCCCGACACGATCGCCTATGCGGCCTCCAAAGCAGCCGTGCGCGCCATGACGCAAACCGTTGCCCGCGCGCACGCCCGCGACGGCTTGCTCGCTTACATCGTGGCGCCAGGCGTGGTTCGAACCCAGATGTCCGAGGCATTCGCAGCGACCCAGGGGGGCGAGGAGAAGATCACCGCATCACTCGCGATGGGCGAGTGGGTGCCACCGGACGACATCGGCAATCTGGTCGCTTTTCTGGCGAGCGGCACGGCGCGCCACCTGAGCGGCGCCACGCTCGACGTCAACGGCGCGAGCTACGTCCGGTAG